A stretch of DNA from Candidatus Methylomirabilis sp.:
TCCTGGGCGCCAGCAGGGGGATCTCCCCGCTGCCAGCGGACGACTCGCCGCCACCAGGGGAACTCCACGGTCAGGACAAGGTGACTCCCCTCTCCCCCGCAGACCACGGTTGCCCCGACGATACGCCCACCGCCGGCAGCCCAAAGCACGTGTCGGTGGGCCGGGGGGAGGCGTAAGACGTCCACCGCGCGCACGCCACGCTCGATTGGCACCCGGCCCCTCCCCCTCTCGGCCCCCACTGCCCCACCTCCGGCGACGCTTATTTCACGATCATCACGGTGCATGGGGCCAGGCGGGCCAGGTTCTGCGACGTGCTCCCCATGATCCGGCCGAAGACGTTGGAGTGCCCCACGAACCCGATGAGGAGGAGGTCGAAATGCCCCTCGCGCGCGTACGTCACGATGGTCTCGACCTCATGGCCCGGGACGACTCTCGTGATCAGCTCCACCCCCTCCAGCGCGGCCTCGTCGCGTGCCTCCTTGGTGATCCGCTTGAAGAAAGCATCCGCCTCTACCTTCGCCTCCTGGATCTCCCCGACGGTGGCGGCGAAGT
This window harbors:
- a CDS encoding universal stress protein → MFQKILVAYDGSEGSKKALRAGIALANLCEVPLHAISVEERLPYFAATVGEIQEAKVEADAFFKRITKEARDEAALEGVELITRVVPGHEVETIVTYAREGHFDLLLIGFVGHSNVFGRIMGSTSQNLARLAPCTVMIVK